CCATAGTGCCGAAGCATAAACCTTTCAACATGGCGGACTGGCGCCGTTGAAATGATCTCTTCGCAGGATATTGAAAGTGTCCGGAAGTACACAGCGCGCATATAGACTGTTTCATTGATGGAGTATTAATTAAGTTAGCCATAGGTCTTAACACTGTCCTTGATGATGCACTGCTGTCCATGCTAATcgatttaatgaaaatttaaactgTTTAACAGTACACTGATGTACTGAATACACTAACACCGTTGTTGTAATGGAATAGAGCTGTTAAAGATACAATTTTATCGAGAGATGTGAACGATACTCGATTACGGCAAGGGGTTTAAAGAACCAAATTAACTGCGTTTGTTTTGCCTTGTCAAGTGTTGCGAGAAGACTAACGGTAGCGAGACTCGTTAAAGTATATGTACGATGCACGAGATAAATGTTAGATGTATGAGTAAAATTATAAGTCTAATTAGTAAACAAATCTGATCCGCGTTAAGAAACAGCTGATTAAGCGAGTGAGAGAGATCGTCGCAACGGACAGAAGTTTAAATTGGTACAAACGATGTGTGATCGGATTAAGAGGAAATTAATCTGAATCTTTGCGCTTTGGTAAAAGAAATTGGCAATTTCTTGTTGATGAAAACAATGTCAGTGAAACTTATACAGGCAATTTCAATGTAACCCAGTAAACTCAAGGTATGGACCTTGAATACTTATAGGCTGATTAATacttttctataaaattattaacaatcaAGTAAATTGCTCGGTAATATGTGTGTATCATCTCGGacaattgaaagaaagatTTACCTTCTGACATCGAgtgtataaaataaacatgAAAGCGAGTTAACTTGATTAAACCGTATCTTATCTCATGCGAGTTTTGCTGATCGTGGTCAGATTCTTCTTATATATAATTCATAATAGATTACACAAAACGCTATGTAACTGCTGTAATAAAATGCCTCAATACTACACTATGTTTGTCCATTTAAGTCCTCGTTTCTTTTCCTACATGTTTaatctaaaatattttctaatttcggacggaaaattaataattcaacatGGTTGAAAAACTAATTCGATAAATTAAGTAAATCTATCAACCCTTGAACAAAGGAGCTTGGGTCAATCATGACCCAAATTTAGAAAACTTGTTCCAACAAATACTTTATTGAATTATCTGAGGAAGATAAGAAGGAGTTTGGTGGTGAGCTAGAGAGGCAGTCAGTAACGGGGGAGAATCCCGTACCTATATAGCAACGAATGATGGTGCGCATGGAACAGTGTGATCTGCAGTGGAGCAAAGGATGGATCGTTGGAACGGAAAAGTAGCGATTGTGACCGGCGCGAGCTCCGGGATTGGAGAGGCGATTTCAGAAGGTCTGGTGAAACGCGGAGTTAAGGTCGTTGGCCTCGCGAGACGAGTGGACAGGCTCCAGGAACTGACCTCGAAACTGGGCAAAGATAAGTTTTATTTCGTCCAATGCGATCtcaggaaggaggaagatcTCCTGAAGGCGTTCAAATGGGTCGAGAAAGAACTAGGTGGGGCTGATATCTTAGTAAACAACGCGGGAGCTCTACAGTTAGTCAATGTCATAGGTAAACAGGTTGTTTATTTGGCATCAAATGAATGCAACTGCTTTGTTGCAACGGAATCTGGGACAAAGTGAAAGATTTGATCACCGGTGACCAACATAACGAATTTAATTCGGTCAAACAcatttttgcaataattctcTGACCGCAACCACAATATCTGATCGATTTCACTTATGCTCAGATATTCTCCTCTATCCATGTTTTATTTATACTAGTGTCCAGTGCCGGATTAAACAGGGAATTAAAGGGGGATACAGCCTCGAACCCTCTTATAAATTTCTCATTTTCCGTGtcagaaaatattgaatgacATTCTTTTTACTATTTCCCTTTTTTACGATTAaacgttatttaatttcatttaaaataaatttcaattttctccccTTACTAACCCCCCTGGTTGagataaagggttaaaaattgatgtacaATGTTTTCTTTCAAGGACCATTTTAATTACCTTATTCGGTTATACCCTGTATTAACCAAGAGGGCCTTCAAAAGTTAATCTTAATCCGCTCCTGCAAGCATTGCATGTACGAATATGGTAGCTAATTGGATGATATATACCTTCGCTTTGAATCAATGTTGGCTAACTTCTGACAAAGGCTGTTAGAATGAAACACATGTCAAGTGTCTTATCATTTGTCCTATCAACATCAGCTCATGTTTAGATTTTTTCCTCTAAATTTCTTCTTGTATACCATACAAACTTAAAAGccataattttgaaattaattttattctcttCCAGATTCGACTACTGAGGACTACTATAAAGTAATAGACACGAACCTCATAGCGCCGGCGATTTGTGCACGAGAAACAGTTCAGTCTCTAAGAAAACGAAATGCATCCGGGCACATAGTTAACATCAACAGGTGAATAATTATTCCGTGATCGAATCAAGCTTCCCCAAGCAACATGATGATGTCCTGGGATACCGCCCTTCTCGTAGGCATCCTCAGGGAAAATAACAATGTATCGAAGGGCTAAAGCTAATAAGTCACAGGGGCAGGAGGAATCGTGCGTTCGCACCGCCCAATTCTTTTCTAATAGGTCCACTGGGTAACGAAATAtgcgaacgaaacgaaacacgACAGAATGAGACACAGTGATATTCGATATCCTTGTCTTACTTTGTCGCATTTAGTTTCGTTCGCGTATTTCGTCACGAGGTGGACCTATTAGAAAAGAATTGGGCGGTGCGGACGCACGATTTCCCCCGCCCCTGCGACTTTGTATCTAGACGAAGCTCGCCCTTCTTCTGGTGCACGAACAGTACTTTTCAactatatactaaattttataatatattttttactattttatttcttatacCGTAGAAAAGTGTACAACAATGAAACGTTTTGTCCTTTGCCATTTAAAATGCTGCAACTTTTTCGAATGTTAATAATCTTAAGTGACATTAGTAGTTCAAAATATGCTTGAACGCTCGGGATTGGAagtttgatttcatttttacagTATCGCTGGCCACTTTGCCGAGAGTCTGCACACGTCACTTGGAATGTATGCTGCTAGCAAGTACGGTTTGACCGCTTTGAGCACGGAACTACGTCACGAAATAATAGCAGGAAATTTAAGTATTAAAGTCACGGTAAGTTTGAATTACAGCCCGCAACAAAACTGTAGCACGTGTCAAAAATTTATAGGAAGGGGTGATAATGTGACCTCTGCTAGTAATGTAGCATGTACTACTAGTACAACcgggaaaagaaagaagacaTTTTTTCCTGTTTGAGCTTTCGTTTTCGAAAACAgagtaaaaaaaatgtaaatttggAGATGCAACCCtttaagataaaaataatgctaACTCTTAtgtaaattaagaaaaatgcgcgcaatttttgtaaaaaaccCATCCCTTTCtctaataattttatgttgTCCATTTTCGATTATAACGAATAAACAAAACTTCAATCTACGAGTTAATAAAATTACGTTTTCAATTATAATCATGACGAATAATTATCAAACTCTAAAATGCTATTAAAGGTTTCTTTTTT
This region of Osmia bicornis bicornis chromosome 5, iOsmBic2.1, whole genome shotgun sequence genomic DNA includes:
- the LOC114880113 gene encoding farnesol dehydrogenase-like, translating into MDRWNGKVAIVTGASSGIGEAISEGLVKRGVKVVGLARRVDRLQELTSKLGKDKFYFVQCDLRKEEDLLKAFKWVEKELGGADILVNNAGALQLVNVIDSTTEDYYKVIDTNLIAPAICARETVQSLRKRNASGHIVNINSIAGHFAESLHTSLGMYAASKYGLTALSTELRHEIIAGNLSIKVTSVSPGLVHTEMVSKFLPADKKIPILQAQDIADAVFYVLGTPEHVEIPELMIIPHGTPIGGNAN